ACTACCAAGACAAGGATAATGGGTAATAGAGGCGTAAGACGCGTTTTTGAATGAAAAATCCCCGCCAGCGAATTACTACCGCCACCCACAAACCTTCGCGTTGGATTTCCTAGCCTTCTTGACGACATAACTAGTCGCGCAAAGTAAGAATAAAACATAAGGATATTCAAATGAAAAGTATCATCAAAGCTTCCCACAAACATAAACCACACGGTCTTTTTGTCGAACACATGGCGGGCGTAAAATTATTTGAGTCTTATTCTTTTCTAATTTTGGTCCGCATACAATAAGTAGAGGATTACATTGTTCAAAATGATTCAAGATATAGTAGCATTTGGGTTCGTAAGAAAATTGAAATGATTGCATAGGGAGGGATATGAACCGATCTGGAAAACCCATGAACagaattaaatttaaaattttgaaagaagaCGATGAACAATCAGATTAAATTAAATATGTGAATGTAAAGACAAAGCAATGTACtattaaaaagagaaattagagagtaaaaaattaaaaaatacctGACCTGAGATCAGAAAATTAATGGAATGGATTCATAATAAGTGGAAGTTTTGTAAAACACGGTGATCATAGTAGGAAGGAACATAGCATGTGTAAGTTGTTGCGTGAAAGTGGGGTGTATCAACTTCTTTTGGATCTTcaggttttatatatttattttgaaaATTCTAATCGGTTGACTTGAATTATTGTAATAGAAATATAGAATTAGTGATTTTGTTCAAGAAGTTCAACTAGTGAAAGACTATGAACGTTAAACCGGATGACACCAATTAGAGATCCAAAAAGTGGCCGGACTCTGAGTAACCACAATTAGACCTTTGAACAGCTTGGAGATCTGAACCTGCACACTGAACAAACCGTTAGGCTCGTCGCAGAGGTGGGAGGGCCactctgcgaccaccctccggcgtaaGGATAAGTATTTGCTAGAGAGAGAGTGAAGAGAGAGTAAGGACGAAGGTTCAGAAAATCGTACTTGTATTGTATTTGGTGGAGGTATTTATACTAGTTGACTTTGATGACGTCATTCGGCGGATGAGCTTTGGGATGTGCGTCCATTATTGTCGTAAGGAGGATAGACCTTTAACATGTACGCTCCTTTTGTTATGGTCCGGCCTCTTGAGAAAGGTCCAGACTCGGTCATGTATCTACACCACTAAAACACAgagactcaaaacgttataaaatgagcggTTAGGGACTTGGAgcgttaatttttttatttttgactcaagtggttaaaactactagaacacagagactcaaaaagtaatttactcttttgtATCATTAGTTCAAAACATTCCCCCAAAACTATCAAATCCTTGAAtttgatcttgttcttcatgtttTCAACTATCCCAAAATCCTAAATGATCAAAGATGTTTTTTTGATCTTTGAAGAGAAACCTTCTTCATATCTTTGAGCGTTGGATTGCCTTGGTTTGCGAAAAGATGCAACTTCAAATTCTCAAGAAAGGCTACAATGATATTACATTGTTACCTGTTTAGTGTTTACATTGCATGTGTTCAAATATGCACATGCGGAAGTAGCAATGTACTCTTGAAAAACCAATCTAAAATTTGTTATAATTCGAAAACCCGACACGCCACGTTGTACTTGTCGATAAAGTACAGATATATACAAAGGGTGATTGTAGAAGCAGAAATAATATCAAGAGGATTCAATCACAAACACTTACTACATATTCTCATTTGATACAATCGTTCAAGTACACTTactgattaaccgactcacccaCCTTAACTAACCGGCAGTAAGTTGGTTGATTATTTACATCCAGACCCTTCTAACTCAGTCCTAACACATTTGTATCGTTACAGACGTAAAGATGATGTTTTCTCTTTCGTACTAAAAACGCTACTTGACATATGCATCTGCAACTACTACTTGCTACATATACacatatccccccccccccccccccacacacacacacacacaaaaaaaaaaaaaaaatttacatctCAAGCACTAAACAATCTAACATGGTACATAATAAGCTATATACTTATTTTTCAACCAATATCATTGTGAACCTTTCTTTGGAGGAGCTCTATGATATGCAAGCACACTAGCAGGAAAGAACATTTGCCTGACTCCTTCCGCTTTAATAATAGGAAAAATTATCCCTGCTGCACCCTGTTTTTTAATTAAACAAACCCTTCACATGTTAAGTAAAATAAGCTAAAATGATCTTACAAATCACAATTTGCAAAAGAAAATGTAGGGGAATCTTGATTACTCACCAGAATTAACCGAACCGCGATCCATAACCGCTTAGGGGTGGGTAGAGGTAGCAACAGACGACCAAACCCATAAACAGCTACAGCAAAGAAATGAAGAACTAGCCACACTGGGCTCGGGTTTAGCCCGGAAAGTAGTCCAACAGGCCCAGATGAACAACCACCTCCTAGGCTTAAATAATCAAAACACGCGTCCCGCATTTCCTTCATTGCTTGGTCAGGAGATGCACAAAACACTTTGTACAGAGCCCCAGCTAATGTATTTATTGTCGAAGCCACTGGCTGCATAAAATAAATTTAACACTTTAGTAACTAAGTAACTAAAAAGTCAACCAAATGGTTATTTGTGTCTTCTTACCTTACGTAGCGTGTAGAATGATTCAAGATATTTGGTGAGTAAATTCGTGTCGGTGAAATCACGCAACGTTTTAAGATGGTCTCGTAACACAACGACGTCAGAGAGTGCGACGGTCATCCCTCCACCGGTCAAAGGATGACGCATGTTGAAAGCATCACCTAACAAAAGCGCGCCAGGTGTCCGAACAGGAGGAGCGGGCATGTTACTGTTTGGCATTATTTTTATATTCCCTGAATCAACAGAATCTATAAAAGCGTCATGCAGCTCACGCGGAACCTGCGGGGCCACAATGGATTTCAAATATTTTGCCATGTCACCATTACGAAGAGAAGGAAGTTTTTGACCGGGTATATCAACTAAACAACGAATCTCACTGCTGCTAATCGGATAAAACAGGATTGGTGAAGGATCTGCTAAAATGACATGCCCGTGATTTGGATATGGAAGCTCGCAGTTCTCCAAAACCAGCCCCACAAAGCATGAGGGAACATCAACCTGTAGTTGACCAAAAGTCAACACTGAAACTGAGCCAAAAAGAGTGAAAATCTACAAATACCTGTGGCTTGCAGAGAGAACGGCGCAAGTTAGAGAAACAGCCATCACAGACAACTGTAAGAGGCGCAAACGCTTGCATAACTTCACCAGATTTAGTTTTATACTGAACGCCTCTAATAATTCCTTCATCTTCGACAAGGGATGTCACAGTGCCTTGCGTCAGTTCTACactgaaaatatatttaaattgtttataaagattaaaaaaaatatatttattttttatagaaCATTTGTGACAGATTATAAACATTTGGTACTAACTTAGGAAGAGCAGCGGCTTTTTCTCGCATCCTACGAATGAACCGCCCATTGTGAAAGCTTCGACCCGAAACTTTAGAATGAAATTTCTCTAGAGAATATGATAACTTAGTGCTCTTTCCATCTTTAAAAAGAGCATATCCAAGGACCCTCTGACTATCTATATCCTCCACACAGTCTGCAAatacatatttatatatttatgatCACACGGTAATTACTTGGTAATCCCAGTTTTAGATGAAAGCTAGCTATAACACATACCTTCAAGACCCAACTCAATCAGCTTAAGGTATCCACCCGGTTGTAGCAATTCACCTACAATCCTATCCGGCTCGGTTAAATCTCGCTCAATCACACGAATTTTACATCCTTCCTGTTACCAATTAAATCAAAATTCTATCCGTCAACTAATCCATATATCACATTCATAAACTTGATGATCAAATGATAAATAAAAAAGGGAATCTGGTATCTCCCAATTCACATCAGGACACATATTTCACTGTCAACAAATATACGAACAGCCGTGTAAGGATAAAATTTTACttttaaacaaagtaaaattctGAATCTAACCTTGCCTAGGGCATAAGCAAGGGCGGCACCGGCGATACCAGCTCCGACGATTATGACGTCAGCATCTGCAGATCCAAACCGGCGACGGAACTCTCCTGGTGTGGAATAGGTTCGATTTCTAACAACGCCGGAAACAATCTTCCTAGAGTGAATGACTGAGTTGCTGGTACGACGTCGGAGAACGGATAGAACAAGAAAACCTAAGAGTGAAACGGAGAAAGTACCAACAATAATGTAGCTGTTATCAATCGTACTCTCCATGTTCTGCTGCTTCTCACTTGTGAAAACGGTTAACGAGTGTTTGGTTGATCGGTGGGCGGTGACGGTGAAGATGGTTTTGAAGTATTTGTGTGTAGGATGACGGTGAAACGGCAGAAGAGATACGATGGAGCATGTGGCGGGTTTTATGAGAGCCATTTGTCAATTGTTGCTCCGTTCCGATCCGAGTTACGGCCGTTTATTGATTCGAAATATACTTGAATACTACATAGTTACACGTCAGGTCCTTGTTCTGTTCGATAAATACATTTTTGTCACtagtttgtttttcttttattcttAGCACACGGAGTTCATATACCTTTCAAGTTTCAACAAGGTCTAAGGACCACACATTTTGCATGAAGGTTAgaggtaggggtgttcaaaaaactcgtggctcgcagctcgctcgaaactcgctcgaaaaaagctcgaagaaagctcggctcgaaattggcttggttgtaaacgagccagctcggctcggctcggtttgtaaacgagccgagctcgagcttggcctggctcggctcgtgggctcgtgagctggctcgataaggtttacatccttcatttttttgtcccacatcgcttagaaaacaaaaactaagagAGTATCttccctataaaagaaggtaaagacaatggagaaagtgaattaactatttatacttgcatatttagccatatggttaaattaaatggcaattatggcccttaagctatgaagaaattcatttttaattgctttttaagtaataaattttgtggttctttgttagttcgagctagatcgagccaagccgagctagctcgaattctaatcgagccgagctcgagcctcaaatctcagctcgatttgaaattcgagctcgagccgagccagctcgaatcgagttcgagccgagctcgagctgggtctagctcggctcgactcggctcgtttacagccttAGTTAGAGGCGTTTTTTACATGATTATGAAGTTTATGATTTTTAATATCATCCTTCTATAGTGTAACAATaatttatgtatatatttatttgtgaaaGTACTATTGAGACGAAAATGAGTTATTCATAAAGAAACTTATACATTGACTTATTCTCAACCAGTGATTATGGGCGAGCTTACTTATGGCCCGGGTTACCCCAGACCCCTATCGATTTTTTGCTTGCAGTgttaaattttcaaaaaaaaaaatgaaaatttttattttatattgtaaaatattggatttttagGAGTCGCGCCCCTACCGATTTGGATTTTTAGAGTCCAGCACCCACTGGGTTTTCGTTCAAGCTCCGCTACTGCCAGTGGTGATTTTTTTAACCATAAGAATTCGCTATGAGACACTCACAGAATGCACCGCTATCTTGCTAAACAATAAGATTAGGTGAAACGGACTTTACGCTGGGCATGTGGCTTTAAATGGACTATggaattaaagataaaaaacaacTGATCGATCGAAACTTAAACTTGAGTCCTATGCGATAGAAGTTAAAGCGAATAACACTACGACACCTCCTTGAAAGTTTAAATTACTAAAATGTTATTGTCGACAATCATGCATGGACAAGATTATGACTCatatgtgttgaatattgtataagAACATTATGTTCAAAATCCATGATTTAAGGGCCTATCTTTGCGCTTCTTACCATAGTTCAAATCCTTGACATGTATTCTTTCCTTTCAATTCGGATTTGGAGAAAAAAGAGTAAAGACCTACAACCTTGTGTGTTGAATCACTCAAGACGGAATGGATACATTGAAGGTGCACTTGAAAGTTGTCACTTTTACAATCGAAATCAAGGAATTTCACATGTACAGTTGAAAGTTAAACGTACGCATAACTTAATGACTTTTGGACTAGATCCTATGATATCCTCCTCAAAAGACCCCTTTGCTTAACAATCCAAAAAGAAGAAGTTAAAGTTTCGAACAATATAACATGCAATACATTTCACATTAATCTGAAGGACCTACCaatgttgttttgtttttacTAAAACCTTTTTATAATCAACTATATCATATCGATTATTAAAATGAAACAGTGACTTTGATTTACACAACAACATACCTCAAACTTTGGAAGTTGTTTCTTCTTTGATTACATCCAAATAAACCAAAATAACTTAAATAAAATATCTGGAAAGTTTAGATGGTAGAAATGTAGAATATATGATAGtgatggtagtcaaatcaaaatGCGTCTCTCATGATAAAACCCACCCATCGATTGAAAAGCTCCGGTTCAAAACTCAATTTCAAGTTCATTCCCCTACCCTACCCAACACTAACACACAATTCATTTCACACTTTCGTTAACATGTCAACAAAAAAGTATATTGGGCCTTATTAGCCCCTTAAAAGGCAACTTTAACAATGCATAAGCAAAACTATCATTTTTAGGTAATCAACCCGGCTTGTAGGTCTTTCCTACTAATAAATAAGTTTTGATGATTCTTTAATACAATtctaagttaaaaaaaataaaatatatataacaattaTCAACTTGGGTGAATAGTGcttttctttttatatttttatacttttatctgTCAACTTTTAACATTGACACTTACAACTCCTTAACTTTCTAAAGACTTTTTAATCAagttttacgtgcttatttttatgtacatctgggtataaattcaagttgatttacgttcgacgtaaatttttcccaaaaattaGTCGGGTCAGATATGATATGCTCTTATGCTTATTATCATGTACGTTTTCGATTGATCTACATTTTCACGTAAATTTAATTTTTTCCGTAAACTACccgagtcaaatataatacattttcggtcttatttttatgtacgtttttatTTGACCTATGTTttaacgtaattttttttttcaaaacgtCACAACACCACGCAATACAGTTTGCTAGCTTATGCTATCAAGAAAATCTCACAAAATAATTATAACATAATTACATACATAATAACAATAATCTCAATTCAAGAATCCAAAAAAATATACTACAATTGGGCAAACTTTAGTAAAATCCAAAACCTACTTTAACCACACCAACCTTccaatcttaaaaaaaaaaaaatcaatattcCGGCATCAACTGGGTAATTTTCCCTTCTTGTTCAGCAGCCATTTTCTGATCCGTAACTCTCAACCAAACACACACCACCGTAAAACTCAACATCAAACTCACCAACCCACTCCCCAACCCAATTCCCACAATCGCCACAACCGATAACCCTTTATTTTTCATCGGCCCCAACGGGTACCCATAAAGATCCTTATTCCCCCAAAACGACGTCACATTGAACCTCGGCAGGTTCCCCGTGCGGTTCCCCAAGCTCACCGGAATCGGACCCGACAACTTATTATTCGACACATCAAAAACCGACAACCGCACCAACGAACCCACCTGAGCCGGAATCGTTCCAGTCAGATCATTATCATGTAAATCGATAACATTAAGGTACACACACATGGCAATCGACGGCGGGATTGTGCCGGAGATGTGGTTTGATGAGAGTTTTAGTACGGCAAGGTTGACAAGGTACTGGAGTTCGGTCGGGATCGGGCCGGTGAGTGAGTTGTTGGAGAGGTCTAGTGATTGGAGATTGGTGCAGTTGGAGATGAAGGGTGAGATGGAGCCGTGAAGGTTGAAGTTGGGGAGTGAGAGTTTGTAAATGCGGCCGTTGTTGCAGGTAGCTCCGGCGAGGTTAGAGAGGAAACCGGAACAAGGGTTTTGGAAGTTGGGTTCGGTCCAGTTCATAAGGTTGTGGTTTGGGTCTTGAAGGGTTTTGAATAAGTTGGATAAGCAGGATTGGTCGTTGGGATCTGGGGAAGAAGGGGGGAGGATGGTGGATATGAGGGTTAGGATTATTGTTAGGGTTAGTTTGGGAAACTTCATGGGTTAATTTTTGGAGAATGTGATTGGAAATTGGGGTGGGTGGAGAGAGAAGAGAATTGGGGGTGAAGAAAGGTGGAATTTGGTGTGGAGTTTGATTAATTAGGGAGTGCGCATGTGAAGGGGATGATGAGTGAATGTTTGGAAAGTGGGTTGATTTGAATGGAAGGAGAGGGTAAAATGGTCATGTGGAAAGGGAAAGAGGTGACTTAGAGTTTTGGTGAACTAGTAATTTGATTTTGGAAAGATAGTGTATGGTTTTTCTACATTTGTAAATGGCTTTTAATCCTAATTTACTTGTAAGGGTGAAGGGGTGCACCCCTAATTAGGTGAGTGAAATTTTTTTTAACCCAATCATACGTTGCCATGTCATTTCCCCTCTATAACTCTCCTCTTGTCCAAAAACGTACGGGGTGCACCCCTCTTAGAGgagttgtttttttattaaaaaaacaaaaagttgATTGGTTGTTACAGCCATGGGGCccaccatctctctctctcttgttcgGTGACTGAACGCCCTTCACCCTAACCGATTTGGGCTCCCGCAAGGTTGGCGGTGCCACCCCGATCGGCAAAAGCGTCCCCCGATTGAACTCCCCGAAGGCGCCCCGAGCAGCCTAACAATCATCTATTCATCTTTATCTACATCTTACATAACTTTTGAAGAATAAAATCGGTTGTAAAAATCCAGTTTTAATTGGTTAAAAATCGGTGACAGTCTAGCGATTTAGTCAGATTCTTAACCAGAATTTATAAATTTCGGTAATTAATTTTGTTTACTTAAAAATATGGATCGAAGAATGTGTTAAACATGTGTACTtcaaaatacatataaaaatgtgtgtatatacatataaaacttaaaattacatataaaatcccAATCCAATTAATCTCTTTTAATCCTGATTAATCGTTAGTCGGTGCTTCACCAGTTGATTATCGCTAGCGATTCCAATATTGTTCTTTTTAACAATGATATCTTAGTTAAATAAATATAGGTATAGGTCAATATCATTAACCAGGTTGCTTTAAATTAATATATGGAAGGTGCTTCTTTTCATCACCACCAAAAGCAACACAATCGTTTTTTATAATATCATATATGTTCTAACTGAATATaaaattattaatatatatataaataaaaataaaaaaggaagAAAGAATCAACAAGGAAGAAAACTAAAAAAAGTGTTTTGTAAAATTAAGAATTAGAAAATAAAAGCGATAAATGATTTATGTTTTACGTATATTATccaaatttgtttttgttttgatatTGTTTTCCATAAATAATGGGTAAGATAACATCAAAGAGCAAGTTGGATTGTTGATTAATTGAAACGTGAAAGGGATTATCATTATACATAAGGGGTGTGCAATAACCGAAATCAAACCGAAAActgacaaaaccgaaccgaaattaaccgaaaccgaattaaccgaaagaCGGTTAACGGATATTTTTTTTTGCCATCAGTTAACCGAAACTAAtcgaaccgaaccgaatcatttATTTCTTTAAATATTTCTTTATATATTTATAGCATTTATACCTTtatttcatgtatttcatattttatactttcatttcatgtaataacacctctatttcatttatttaagtcttcatttcatttatttataccttcatttcattTAATTATACCttcattttatgtatttaaacatctattcatgcatttatacatccatttcatttatttatacatcaatttcatgtatttatacatctatttcatgtatttatacctccattacatgtatttctaagcaaaaaaaaattagcccttgtttgaattggttattaaccgaaaattaaccgaaccgaaccgaaaactGACAAATTAATCGAATTAACCGAACTGATTAACCGATAACTTCGGTTACGATTACAGATAATACTAATAACCGAACCCAACCGTGCACAGCCCTAATTATACACATACACTTCCAGATTGTTTGGAATATCAACTAACGTGTTATGCAATAGTATAATAAGTTGTATTTCTAATTTCTGTTAATATTCTAATGACTTTATAATTGAAACAGTCAATTATTATTCAAATAAAAGCAAGGTGTATGGTATTATCAGGGTTATTAATTCATCGTGATAATGTGATCTTCATAATCTTCACATTGTGTAATGCTAAGTGATCCTGGTGGGAGTGGGACCCAACCTTCACAGCCAACCAAACTGGCACGAGTGCAACATTGACTCTTAGATCAATATGACAGAATATGACCTTGGCACATATCTAGTATTAACCTTCAATATGTATTATGTACGAACAAAATTGAAAGGATATCTTGGGGATGAGATAAGGCTTATGACtatgggttcgattcccataaAAGGGGTTTTtctcagatttattgggtttcctcctgaattagtgtataggcattattacctagtggagatggatatgatcggatgattctgctggtggcacgctgatactccagtggtccgtcagtgatccaaatttgccgttcaaaaaaaaaaaaattgaaagggTAAGGATCCCAAGATATCTCTTAACCACTAAGAAGATCTTATCATGTGCCCAATACGTGATATTAAAGGCAACAAACCTCAACTTTCTCATATTTTTTAAGCGGCAAATTTCGTTTAATCCTTATCGTATGTGAGACTTGAACccaatatctctctctctctcaaactcAAGTGTTTAAATATTTTGCTTTTGCCAATAGATAACCACCCCACCCCATTGGTCTCAACTTTCTCGTATATTATATTTCCCTGTGTTTTTAAGGCCTCGTATGTTGTATCTATTAATAAGCCATTACCCTACGTCCAAAAATTTATTTGGGCAGTATGACTACCCATCGATGGTGGTTCGTCAGTAGCTTGATTCTATATAATTTGTTTAGCACTTGGCGCGAACTCCACCCTCTGTCTGTCACAACTTCATCTCCACCATTGGAGCACATTAATTGTTTGAGATTAGTTGTTCGAGCCCTAACACGTATAGTAGAATCATCGTTACAAGTTGTTTCCAATTCCGAGCCCTAACAATTTATTTCGGATTTTTGTTGTTCAAATAAACAAAACTTGTTGGCAAGGGAATTGGATGTTCTTGTGATTGAATTGAATGTTTGTGCTTGCATTGTTAATTACGAGTGCTCTTGTGGTTGAACTAGGTGTTCTTGTTAGGAAAATCTCTTGAGTTCTATGTTTGTTCGTATTAGATTATTGTGCTTCGTGGTATAAGATTACTAAATTACTATGATGTTATGTTAATATGATATGCTCTGTTACATTTCTAAATTAGGCTACATTTATCAT
Above is a window of Helianthus annuus cultivar XRQ/B chromosome 14, HanXRQr2.0-SUNRISE, whole genome shotgun sequence DNA encoding:
- the LOC110903827 gene encoding receptor-like protein 44; its protein translation is MKFPKLTLTIILTLISTILPPSSPDPNDQSCLSNLFKTLQDPNHNLMNWTEPNFQNPCSGFLSNLAGATCNNGRIYKLSLPNFNLHGSISPFISNCTNLQSLDLSNNSLTGPIPTELQYLVNLAVLKLSSNHISGTIPPSIAMCVYLNVIDLHDNDLTGTIPAQVGSLVRLSVFDVSNNKLSGPIPVSLGNRTGNLPRFNVTSFWGNKDLYGYPLGPMKNKGLSVVAIVGIGLGSGLVSLMLSFTVVCVWLRVTDQKMAAEQEGKITQLMPEY
- the LOC110903826 gene encoding squalene epoxidase 3 isoform X1, coding for MALIKPATCSIVSLLPFHRHPTHKYFKTIFTVTAHRSTKHSLTVFTSEKQQNMESTIDNSYIIVGTFSVSLLGFLVLSVLRRRTSNSVIHSRKIVSGVVRNRTYSTPGEFRRRFGSADADVIIVGAGIAGAALAYALGKEGCKIRVIERDLTEPDRIVGELLQPGGYLKLIELGLEDCVEDIDSQRVLGYALFKDGKSTKLSYSLEKFHSKVSGRSFHNGRFIRRMREKAAALPNVELTQGTVTSLVEDEGIIRGVQYKTKSGEVMQAFAPLTVVCDGCFSNLRRSLCKPQVDVPSCFVGLVLENCELPYPNHGHVILADPSPILFYPISSSEIRCLVDIPGQKLPSLRNGDMAKYLKSIVAPQVPRELHDAFIDSVDSGNIKIMPNSNMPAPPVRTPGALLLGDAFNMRHPLTGGGMTVALSDVVVLRDHLKTLRDFTDTNLLTKYLESFYTLRKPVASTINTLAGALYKVFCASPDQAMKEMRDACFDYLSLGGGCSSGPVGLLSGLNPSPVWLVLHFFAVAVYGFGRLLLPLPTPKRLWIAVRLILGAAGIIFPIIKAEGVRQMFFPASVLAYHRAPPKKGSQ
- the LOC110903826 gene encoding squalene epoxidase 3 isoform X2, whose translation is MALIKPATCSIVSLLPFHRHPTHKYFKTIFTVTAHRSTKHSLTVFTSEKQQNMESTIDNSYIIVGTFSVSLLGFLVLSVLRRRTSNSVIHSRKIVSGVVRNRTYSTPGEFRRRFGSADADVIIVGAGIAGAALAYALGKEGCKIRVIERDLTEPDRIVGELLQPGGYLKLIELGLEDCVEDIDSQRVLGYALFKDGKSTKLSYSLEKFHSKVSGRSFHNGRFIRRMREKAAALPNVELTQGTVTSLVEDEGIIRGVQYKTKSGEVMQAFAPLTVVCDGCFSNLRRSLCKPQVDVPSCFVGLVLENCELPYPNHGHVILADPSPILFYPISSSEIRCLVDIPGQKLPSLRNGDMAKYLKSIVAPQVPRELHDAFIDSVDSGNIKIMPNSNMPAPPVRTPGALLLGDAFNMRHPLTGGGMTVALSDVVVLRDHLKTLRDFTDTNLLTKYLESFYTLRKPVASTINTLAGALYKVFCASPDQAMKEMRDACFDYLSLGGGCSSGPVGLLSGLNPSPVWLVLHFFAVAVYGFGRLLLPLPTPKRLWIAVRLILGAAGIIFPIIKAEGVRQMFFPASVLAYHRAPPKKVV